One segment of Bacteroidales bacterium DNA contains the following:
- a CDS encoding type II toxin-antitoxin system RelE/ParE family toxin yields the protein MAQLKIVWTVTAVNQRNSIFKYWNERNKSTLYSKKLAGKIKERLSLLQQNPNMGKPTTFRDSRTISMGHYSIIYKFNEFQIIVSAFWDTRQDPKKLIEILKENL from the coding sequence ATGGCTCAGTTAAAGATTGTCTGGACTGTTACAGCTGTCAATCAGAGAAATAGCATTTTTAAATATTGGAACGAAAGAAATAAAAGTACACTCTACTCCAAAAAACTTGCTGGAAAAATCAAGGAAAGACTCAGCTTGTTGCAACAAAATCCCAATATGGGTAAACCAACAACTTTCAGGGATTCAAGGACAATATCAATGGGGCATTACAGCATTATTTATAAGTTTAACGAGTTCCAAATAATTGTGTCTGCGTTCTGGGATACCAGACAAGACCCAAAAAAATTAATCGAAATTTTAAAAGAGAATTTGTAG
- the wecB gene encoding UDP-N-acetylglucosamine 2-epimerase (non-hydrolyzing), with protein sequence MKLLTLVGARPQIIKAAALSRTIRKHFQKELTEYILHTGQHYDENMSQVFFDELNIPKPDFNLEVGSGLHGVQTAKMIEGIERILLELKPDYLVVYGDTNSTLAGAVAASKSGVEVVHIEAGLRSFDKRMPEEINRIACDHVSTLLFSPTSSGIKNLIREGFNEYANPPFDINNPAVFHCGDVMYDNSIYFAGLAKKQSEVLTRNHLRPNDFILCTIHRDSNTDDSRRLTAIFDALNSIARERQITIILPLHPRTGKMMKHNLPLYLYVDLFSNPFLKMIPPVSFLDMIQLEKNARLIVTDSGGVQKEAYFFSKPSIILRPQTEWVELVENGTAILADADKSKIEDAVEYFMSTGNPDFPSLFGDGKAAEFICNTMIKSYYQTKSHK encoded by the coding sequence ATAAAGTTATTGACTTTGGTTGGCGCCAGGCCACAAATTATCAAGGCTGCAGCACTCAGCAGAACCATCCGAAAGCATTTTCAGAAAGAACTGACGGAATACATACTTCACACCGGGCAGCACTATGATGAGAACATGTCGCAGGTATTTTTCGATGAACTCAATATTCCCAAACCAGATTTTAACCTTGAAGTTGGGTCAGGATTGCATGGAGTTCAGACTGCCAAAATGATCGAAGGGATTGAGAGAATTCTGCTTGAACTGAAACCGGATTATCTGGTTGTTTATGGAGACACCAATTCCACCCTCGCGGGTGCTGTTGCGGCTTCCAAAAGCGGTGTAGAAGTTGTTCACATCGAAGCCGGTCTTCGATCGTTTGACAAACGAATGCCGGAAGAAATCAACCGGATTGCATGCGACCATGTTTCCACTTTACTGTTTTCACCTACATCTTCCGGCATAAAAAACCTTATACGTGAAGGCTTTAATGAGTACGCGAATCCACCTTTTGACATAAACAACCCGGCGGTTTTCCATTGTGGAGATGTGATGTACGATAACAGCATTTATTTTGCCGGTCTTGCCAAGAAACAATCAGAGGTGTTAACCAGAAACCATCTCAGGCCAAACGATTTTATCCTTTGTACAATCCATCGCGACAGCAATACAGATGATTCCAGGAGATTAACTGCCATTTTCGACGCTTTGAATTCCATTGCCCGTGAACGGCAAATCACAATTATCCTGCCGCTCCACCCCCGCACCGGTAAGATGATGAAACACAATCTGCCGCTCTACCTCTATGTTGACCTTTTTAGTAATCCATTTTTGAAAATGATTCCGCCGGTCTCTTTCCTCGACATGATTCAACTGGAGAAAAATGCCCGCCTGATAGTAACCGATTCGGGTGGTGTGCAAAAGGAAGCCTATTTCTTCAGCAAACCTTCCATAATCCTGCGACCACAAACCGAGTGGGTGGAACTGGTTGAAAATGGGACTGCAATTCTGGCCGATGCAGACAAATCAAAAATTGAGGATGCTGTTGAATATTTCATGAGCACCGGCAATCCTGATTTTCCTTCTCTTTTCGGAGACGGCAAAGCGGCTGAATTCATCTGCAACACAATGATCAAATCCTATTATCAAACAAAATCGCACAAATGA
- a CDS encoding DUF4342 domain-containing protein, producing MSNNTTFSVKGEDLLKKIKEIIHEGNVNRIIIKNEEGKVYLEIPVTIGVIGTIILPVLAAIGALAAMAANFTIEVVRKE from the coding sequence ATGAGTAACAATACTACATTCAGCGTAAAAGGCGAAGACCTGCTGAAAAAAATCAAGGAGATCATTCACGAAGGTAACGTAAACCGGATCATCATCAAGAATGAAGAGGGCAAGGTTTATCTTGAAATTCCTGTTACTATCGGAGTAATCGGCACCATAATACTGCCGGTTTTGGCTGCAATCGGAGCGCTTGCAGCTATGGCTGCAAACTTTACAATTGAAGTGGTGAGGAAAGAGTAG
- a CDS encoding saccharopine dehydrogenase NADP-binding domain-containing protein yields the protein MAQMKVITLGAGLVGTPMVLDLAKNGEFEVTVVDINQTSLAKLDGISNLKTIHMDLSDREAVKGIVKGYDLVLSAVPGFMGYQTLKAIIEAGKNVVDISFFPEDLFDLDHLAKEKKVVAIADIGVAPGMSNVLIGYAHGQLDKTTKAVIYVGGLPRKREWPYEYKAVFSPVDVIEEYTRPARYMENGFLVTRPALSDPELINFPVIGTLEAFNSDGLRSLAKTIDCPNMIEKTLRYKGHIEIMAILRETGFFDKNPIEINGAMISPLDFTSKILFPKWKLRENEEDITVMQVIIEGEKDGRKLRYIYHLFDSYDPQTRVHSMARSTGYTATMAVRMVAKGMYSRNGISAPEFIGQDKTCVDFILNGLAERGVIYQETIERLD from the coding sequence ATCGCACAAATGAAAGTAATCACTCTTGGAGCCGGCCTGGTGGGCACTCCCATGGTACTCGACCTTGCAAAAAATGGTGAATTCGAGGTCACTGTGGTGGATATTAACCAAACATCCCTGGCCAAATTGGATGGAATAAGCAACCTAAAAACCATTCACATGGATTTATCCGACAGGGAGGCTGTTAAAGGAATTGTTAAAGGTTATGACCTTGTTCTTTCGGCAGTGCCGGGATTTATGGGTTACCAGACACTGAAAGCGATTATTGAGGCAGGTAAAAATGTGGTTGACATTTCATTTTTCCCTGAGGATTTATTTGATTTGGATCATCTTGCCAAAGAAAAAAAAGTCGTGGCAATTGCCGATATCGGTGTAGCGCCCGGGATGAGCAATGTCCTGATTGGTTATGCTCATGGACAGTTGGATAAAACCACCAAAGCAGTAATTTATGTCGGCGGATTACCCAGGAAACGGGAATGGCCCTATGAATACAAAGCTGTCTTTTCGCCAGTGGATGTGATAGAAGAATATACCCGTCCTGCACGCTATATGGAAAACGGATTCCTGGTTACCCGGCCAGCCTTGTCCGATCCGGAATTGATTAACTTTCCTGTAATCGGCACTTTGGAAGCCTTCAACAGCGATGGATTACGGTCACTGGCCAAAACGATTGATTGTCCTAACATGATCGAGAAAACACTTCGTTACAAGGGTCACATTGAAATCATGGCCATTTTGCGCGAAACCGGATTTTTTGATAAAAATCCGATTGAAATCAACGGTGCAATGATCAGCCCATTGGATTTTACGTCCAAAATTCTTTTCCCCAAATGGAAACTCCGGGAAAATGAGGAAGATATAACGGTGATGCAGGTAATCATCGAAGGAGAAAAAGATGGCCGGAAACTCCGCTATATTTATCACCTCTTCGATAGTTATGATCCCCAAACACGCGTGCACTCGATGGCGCGTTCAACAGGTTACACTGCGACAATGGCAGTCAGGATGGTGGCAAAAGGAATGTATTCCCGCAATGGAATATCAGCGCCTGAGTTCATTGGGCAGGATAAAACCTGTGTCGATTTCATCCTCAACGGACTGGCAGAAAGAGGCGTAATTTACCAGGAAACCATTGAAAGACTGGATTAG